The Diceros bicornis minor isolate mBicDic1 chromosome 1, mDicBic1.mat.cur, whole genome shotgun sequence sequence CTGTGTTTTGCAAGTGTGGGACAGATTTTGATTGGCTATTTCTGGTTCAATGGATGATTCCTTTCCCCCCTATATGTCAGGGAACCAGATGCTCCCCAAGCTCTTTTAGCCCACTATCCACTTCTTCATTCTAGGCTAGTTCTTCATATGAGCTCAGGAGTTCAAGctgctttcccttctcttaatgATTGtagatacttttttcttttggaggtACTTCCTTATTTCTCCCTTATTTGCTGTCCCTGAATATAAACACATAGGCCTTTTAGTATGAGGATGTTACCTAAAGTTCCTACAGAAGAAATGGGGACGGAATAATCCACGTGATGTGACTGTGGTTTAGACAGAGAAGTGTTAGATTTGGAGTCAGCCCTGGATTAAAAGCCTAGCTCTGCCACCTTATTTGCTGCTGACATTAATcaggttacttaacttttctaagTTTACTCACAAGATAAGGGTAACCTTACAGGGTTATCATGGCTCACGTGTAAAGCAAAGTGAATTACACAGAGTCCTCATGATCAGTTCGTTTGGTCTATAGTCCCTTCTTTCCTTGCCAGATCATCTTTTGGGGATCGTTTCTGGTAAAAGACACCATTCTTCAAATTAATTCAGAATCAGGTCTTTGTTCCCCCTCTGGTTATTTCAGCACAAACCTGTCAGGCCCTGTGAAGCAGATCTCCAAGTCAAGCCCTAGATGAAGTCCTCCATCCAAACTTCAGGCTACTAGGGAGAACGGAGAGCTCTACATTACTGTTGCTCACCTCGGTAACTAATGGGGATTGCCTTTGCTGGGGAAGAATTAGGCTGAATGCAGAGGCTGCTCCACAGCATAGAAATGTAGCATTTTTGGTTTCCTCAATGATTCTTGGTGAAAATTGTGTCTCATGTGAAATCTACATTCTGAGTTATATGGAAAATCTAAAGACTAAACTCTATTCCACCAGACAGGCAGCTCTTTGAAATCTTATGTCCATGTACCCAGACCAATGCCAGGCACAATAGATGCTCAGTTAAATCCCAAGGAAACGTAAAGGAATTATTTTGGCAGGTGAAAGGTGATGGGTAACATGTTTCTGGACTATGAGTTTTCTGACTGTTCCTTAAAACGCTAGTCTAATCCTCTATGGGATTACATGTACTCATGATCAACTGTGTCCTGTCACTTAATATCCGGAATCACATTTCCTGAGACAGAGCCCTCAGAATGTGAGGAAGACGGGGAAGGAAAAAGCATTATGAAGGAAACCCTGTCTGAAATTACAGGATTGCTGTATTTTGTAATCTGAAATTACAGGATTGCTGTATTTTGTAAAACTTGATCTATTCTGAGTTTGCCTGGGTCCCCTGTCCCCCAAATAATCAAACGTGCTTTTGGGGAAAAAGCATATGGGAGCAACAAGAAGTATTTAGATGCATTTTATTCAACAACCGAGCCAGCCAGGGTTTGTGGTGACCTCACGGGATTTCGGAACCTTGGTTCTCAGCAAGGCCCAGATTTTTTAATGAGGACAGGCGTCTGGCGCTTCctgtagaaaaaaattgaaaaaaaaattagcttaaaCTTTGCTGATGAAAAGTGACTAtggagaaaaacaatgaaaaaagatCAGCTTTATTTAAAATAGACAGGTTTGAGATTTATTCccatttctctgtctttctttcgttcatttattcattcacttattcattaatTGGTCAAATATTGATTGAGAGCTATTACATACAGTAGGGATAccacagaaaggaaaaatgtCTGTCCTTGTGGTGTTTACAGATCTGGTGGGGCGTTACATAAACCTCTGAAATGAATGTCTAACCCATTGTTGCTTCTTTTGCTCCTGATGTCATTGTCCTAGCCACCAGGTTTTCATCTTAGCCTGTGCCTGGGCTACGGCAAGACCTACTAATTGATTAATCTTTTGCCTTAAAACTCTGGGGATTCATATCTGTGAGATCTCGCAAAAGGAAATCATATCTCCATCGCGTACGATACCTGCCAGCTCTAAGCATCCTCCCCTTGAGTTATAAACCTCTCTGTTCCCCCACACTCCCTTTCCCAAGTCATTCTTCTCTTCTCTAAGCTAAATATTCCTAAATCCTGTAATTGTTCTTTATGAGATTGTTTTCAGATCTCTCATTTTTCTAACCATCCTTTCCTTGAATATACTGGCTTATAAAAATTCCTCTATTTCTCTATTGCTTGAGGACATCTGATTTCCATGTATCCTTATGCTATCTTTATCTGGACCTTGCTGACTCTTCATCTTAAGAGTTTTTAATGCTTTCAGGTTCCATAATCATTAACCACTCAAAATACTCATTTCTGAGTCAGTTAGCATACACAAGCACAAACATCTAAACAGAGCACACTAGTTGACTTATTTTCTGTagttgtgctgtccaatacagtagacACTATCCACAgatagctatttaaatttaaatcagttaaagttaaataatattaaaaatttggtTTCTCGGTTATACTAGCCACATTTGAAGAGCTGGTGGCGTGGCCAGTGGcttccatattggacagcacagatatagagtATTTCTGTCatcgcagaaagttctactgCAGTGTGCTGGTCTATAGAAAAGAATTTGCCAGTAGAGATTCCCTGAGAagacatagaagaaatagaaaaaaaagcctCACTGAGTATATCTGCCAAGCACATAATGATCAAAGAGATGTAAGCCCTTATTGGTCTACCCATCTCAAAACCCAACAGCTAGAGTCAGAGCCCAGCTCTAGTTAACTATACAATGTATTTGTTTGGGGCTTTTAATGGGCAGTAGAGAGAAAGGCAATATGgtacatttgaaaatatgttgcattTGAGAAAACCACATCTTCTCTCTAGACctgttttctatatttctaaGAAATATAGGAAGATAAGTAACATTTTCTGGCATTCAAATGATCCCctcatatttatgtatttttgaaaGGATAGAAAGAGCAAGCAGGACTGGTAGGTCTTAAAGGTTAAGGGAATAGAGTGTCCCAGCTCTATGCTCGTATTTCCCAATGTTTCACTCTAAATATTGGGCCTTTTGGTTTGGCGCTTGGAAATGTCCCAAATCTCAAGGCTGTTCTATTGCTTTCTCCTCCCCTTGGATGGAAATATGATGTTTGACCTTAATGTCAACAACATAGGTCATGAGAAAATTAACAAGTGGTTTCAAGTTCCTTTTACAAGTCTTTAATGTGGAAATACATTCACCACAAAGCAGAACACCTAATGTTTTGGGTCTAAAACTTCAGGATAGTAGATCTCTTCCCCTGGGAACCTATTTCCACAACCCTTGTTAAACACCGAGAATTTTCTGAAATGATTTAAAGCAGACCAAGAAGAGCGTTTGTGTTACAGGGCATTTATACAGTGGAATAATGGAAATGGATGCCGTTGTTTGAGCCTGAATCAAAGTCTTTAATACCAAATCTGTTCTAGAATAACGTAAAGCTTTCTGGGTCACTCgtgaaatttcttttatttgcttTGATCATTCTACACCTTTATTTAACCTGAAACACTTCTGCGATGCTACCAAAATTCAGAGCCCTGTTTAAATGGCATCCTTTTCACGAATACTTTCTTGACCCTTTCAGTAAGAACaaatctgtctctctccctcaatcTGGTAGCACATCAGTCACGCCTCATTTGATAGCATTTGTCACAAGTTACAAGAAGCTACCTTATTTGTGCTCATGACCTATTTTCTTTTAGTCATATGCACAAGGAAAGCAGAGGAGACTAgtacaatgcttggcacatgttAAGTGTTCAGTAGCCAAATAAGATAGGAAATCTGTGGCAAATCTATTTCTCTGAGTGCTTGAGTCTGATTTCCATCACCTACTTATCATTTCAGAAAATGAGCTTCTTTGAGGCTGGTTCTCATATCCAGAAATAAAAGTGTTACAAAAATATGTTTTTGGTCACCTAATCCATATAATTCGTATTTGCTTATTTGAGGGCTTTAGTAAACACAATCATTACTATCaccaagaataatttttaaaatttaaagatatcTTGGGTATacgaacttttaaaaaatccagacTATCTCCTGTTTTTCTGTAAAAGCATGGGTTCTTATCATACAAgcaatttttttaatcaattgagAGAACCATTCAACACTTTCCTTCCTCTATTCCTTAACACATTTTATGTTGCACCACATTATTaattcctttcccttttcttttcagttttttattcTTATTGGAATGCCCTCTCTCCTTCTTTATGGCCTAGAGAAAGCCTCCAAACTTTTCCAAATCCTAGCAAGCCTAATGAGCTGTTTTTAATTTTGCGCTCTCAGAACATTTTGCTCATCCTCCATTGCACACACTATATTGGCGTTGAGTGTAAGCAAATCGAGAGACAAAATGTGCtggattttcttctttgtctcacaAATACTTAGTCTGGTACCTGACTTTAAAGCACAGTGGAAAGAGCAAGGATTcgggcccagctctgccacttactgctgGGTGATCTTGAGTAAGTTATTTAAACTAactgagtctcaatttcttcatgtaTATAATGGGCTTAGTACTATTTACCTCATAGTGAATATTAAGTGCCTCGCACAATGCTTCAcacaataaatatgatttttatcgtaatacacacacacactctatacATAATCACACCAGATATAtaataaggagaaaaagagatcaagaattatttttggaaaaactAAATGTTTTGTTTCTCTCATAGTAAGATTAATGTTATTGATATACTGATTGGAGCTTAGAGGGATAAGACATATGAAAATTTGAAGACAGCtagcttaaaatatatattttaaaagaaattcaagtTTTTACTCACTGATTTTCCATACATAACACGCATTCATTAGAATAAGTATTTCCATCAGTTCCACAGACAGGGTTATAGTTCTTGGTACATCCACGCACCTGATTGTTACACTGAGCCTAAAAATGGAATTAAACAGAACcattttccatcatttttcattctttgtgTTTATAGCAAAATCTCTAAAATGGTTTTCCCCTCCCTGGAGTTGGTCAGCTTAAAGATGGAAGCATGATTGTGACTAGGAGAGTGATCCTTCCTGAGTGTTCCAAGAGAAAGAATCCAAGATCTGGAGACAGAAAGCCTGGTTTTAAGTAATGCCTCTGCTATTTACAACTTATGTGATGTTGGTGAACCTTTTAGTGTCTCTGCACCCTAGtcacttcatctgcaaaatgggaatgagATCATTTCCCCCACCTCTCTCATAATGGTGCTGTGAGAGTTAAACAAGGTGAGTGAGAGAATGTCCAAGTTTACAGTtactgcagggctggctcctctcaGGTCAGTCACACCTTGGGACATTCTTCCTTGCACACTGTGGTCCAGTCACACTGGTGTTCTCTCTGTCACTTAAAGACCTTAGGTGCCTTCCACCCTCGAAGTCTCTATCCAGCCTATTTCCTCTACGTCAGTAAGAACTAGTCATTATCGAATGACTGTTATAGGCCAAACACTGTCCTAAGTGCTTTTTATGCATTATTCTACTTAAACATCACAACTGTCCTATAAACTGATTTATTATACTCTTCTTCTGGTGAAGACaatgaggcacaaagagattaaatcacctgaggccacacagctagtaattcCTGGatccgggattcaaacccagtcaaTCGAGGTCCTGAGCTTTAGCTCTGAACCACTTCACTCTACTACGCTCCCCTCCCCAGTTATATTTTGCTAACACTCATTTATCCTTCATGGCTCAAAGGAAATCTCACTTACTTAGGGGCACCTTCCCTGATCTCTCTAACTAGGCTAGGTTCCTAAAGGTACCAGACCTTCTTTATAACACTTATCacaaatataataatttattcacTCATGCACTTTTGGTTTGTCATCCACCTCCTCACTAGATATAAATGTACTGAGGATAGGGACACTTCTTCCTCTGGTCTCCAAATTTACTGACATTTACCttataaacacaggaaaaaaaggaaaagttagatatagaatatttttctagggccagccccgtggcgtagcggttaagtgcgggcactccactgctgggggcccaggttcggatgccgggcgccaccaaggcactgcttgtcaggccgtgctgtggcggcgtcccatataaagtgaaggaagatggtcacggatgttaggtcagggccagtcttcctcagcaaaaagaggaggattgtcatggatgttagctcagggctgatcttcctcacacacacacacacaaataaagtttctttaaaaaaaaaaaacaatatttttctagaGGAAGAACccagtttattattttcttttgcttattcTAAATTAGAGCCCCATCTTGATGATTGGGAGAACTTTATGCCAACATCGTCACACTGTAAGGAAGAAGGGCTACTTGGAGTGAAGTTAAGAAGACTTCCACCTCAAATCTTTGTCCTACCAGATAGCCCTAGTATATGTAAAGATCCCTTCACAGCAAGCGCTAGATGACTGCATAGAAATTGCCTGTGATTCAGTGAATTTGTCCTTCAACATAAGCCCCTGAGGCGAACTATTGTTACTATCTGCATTTAACAGGTTCAGCCTTGCTGGCGTTCATACTCCTCGTCTTGATTTCAAGCTATGCTGAAAGACGACAACTAGGCTGTGCTTTGGTTGGAACAAACTGTTCTAGCCCCAGagataagaaaagacaaaattgccATTACCCGTCTTCCCAGGGAGTCAGCTCTAGTGTTACCTAGAAAACATAAATTGGACTTGTGAAGTTGGGTCCTGAATGCGAGAAGCCAGATCTTTTCTTATTCAGAACTTTCTGCTTTAATTTAAGACTGTGACTTCCCTGCTGGCTTCTTCTActccccaccccttctcatgtccATCTTCTCTCACAGACATCTCACTGGAGTCCATTGAACCCATGCCTGCTGaaacctcaaaaaaattaagcaaaaatttGATTATGACCAAAGTATCTCAATTTGGTATTTCAGAAAAGTTGGCTGGTTTTGTTGAAAACAGAAATGAGGTACTTACTGCTTTAAATGTATCAGGGACTGAGCAAGTATCTTCTGAATGCTCACTGACATTCTCACAACCAGTTCCTAGATCTTTGATCTCATGGTTAGTGATGTAGGAAGTATAAGTATCTTTATCTCAGTTTATAGATGAAGATATGAAGAGTTCACATAACTAGCTGTGAAACAGTTACCACTAGCAGTAACCAGGTCTTCTGACACAAAACTAACTTTTGCAATTGCATTTAAGTCTCCTTTTataaataatgttaaaaaatggAGTTCTTTTAATGACTCACCTTCAGTTCCCAAAGAGCTCGTTTCCTTCATTGCATTACACTGATTATTAGTCCAATTCACATTTCTTGAATTTACAGATAGATACTTAAAGTATCTGTCCTGCATTGCCCAGAAAATAGCAGATCTTGCTGACCTCATGTAGGGGATGGTAATTGTGGATGAGCTCATTGAAGAGAAGGGGAACTAATCTGATAGCATCCAAAGAAAGAAATGTTGGTAAGATCTCTGAGGTGATCTGGGAAAGAGGTCGTTCTTCCTAGCTAAATGTCCTGAAAACTAGTGAGACACCGGTGGGCTTGGAGAAGGCCTCTGGAATAGTTCAAACCTGATGTGGTTAGGGTCCCGCTAGATTTCAGAATCTAATTGAGTCTGAACATTGATGAGCAGGTGGTCACCACAGGCATCTATTTGTGTTAATTGATAAGCATGAGGAGCAGCAAAGGGACCACCGCTcccataaatatttcataaacacAACGAACAGTATTCTTCCTCTTCTTCGCAAAGAGCTGATTTGATTGTCAGTAGGTTTCTTTGCTAGATCTGAGAAGACGTCAAAAATGTTAACCTTTTCTAATGACAAAAAGAAAGCTGATCCCAATCCTGTGGGTTCAGAATTGTCTGTCAACCTTGTCAGGACATAGTTTGGCGATAATGCACTCCATCTATTCGAGAAGGATATTTTTCCTGCAGACATTCTACAGgtcaaaaataaagtttttaatcaGTCAAACTTTGCCTTTTGTACTAAATAACTGGAAATCATTGTTATCTATTTTATGCAATTTCatgagaatttaaaatttttaaattggccTTAGACATTCAGAGTtaatctcttcttttctctgtgaTGTCTCTGACAAAGGATCATCTTCATCACTA is a genomic window containing:
- the SPINK1 gene encoding serine protease inhibitor Kazal-type 1, coding for MKVTSIFLLCALALLSLSGNTRADSLGRRAQCNNQVRGCTKNYNPVCGTDGNTYSNECVLCMENQKRQTPVLIKKSGPC